The following proteins come from a genomic window of Kitasatospora sp. NBC_01246:
- a CDS encoding CarD family transcriptional regulator — protein MTFKVGDTVVYPHHGAALIEAIEIRQIKGVDKTYLVLKVQQGDLTLRVPAENAEFVGVRDVVGQEGLDRVFEVLRAPYTEEPTNWSRRYKANLEKLASGDVIKVAEVVRDLWRRERERGLSAGEKRMLAKARQILVSELALAENTNEDKAETLLDEVLAS, from the coding sequence ATGACGTTCAAGGTTGGCGACACGGTGGTCTACCCCCATCACGGGGCCGCGCTGATCGAGGCCATCGAAATTCGCCAGATCAAAGGTGTGGACAAGACCTACCTGGTCCTCAAGGTGCAGCAGGGAGACCTGACGCTCCGGGTGCCCGCCGAGAACGCGGAGTTCGTCGGCGTGCGCGATGTAGTCGGCCAGGAGGGTCTGGACCGGGTCTTCGAGGTGCTTCGCGCACCGTACACCGAAGAGCCGACCAACTGGTCCCGTCGCTACAAGGCAAACCTGGAGAAGCTCGCTTCGGGTGACGTTATCAAGGTCGCCGAGGTTGTGCGCGATCTCTGGCGTCGCGAGCGCGAGCGCGGTCTGTCCGCCGGTGAGAAGCGCATGCTCGCCAAGGCGCGCCAGATCCTCGTCAGCGAGCTCGCGCTGGCCGAGAACACCAACGAGGACAAGGCGGAGACGCTGCTCGACGAGGTGCTCGCCTCGTAG
- a CDS encoding DUF461 domain-containing protein — MSRSIRVGSIAAIAALAIASLSSCSAGNKAETLEIKPDNAYATVGTDLRLNNIVVITGDESSGEHTGPANVSVNISNTGTEPVELQSIVVGDGGAAAFADQKGAPLGSIVVPAGGAVLIGGEGNPSAKVASASVHVGGFVPTAFAFKNGEKVATEAAVSPNKGLYKGWGPTASPAAVPSKAAGSPSASAGAATPSGTAAPSGTAAGTGAATPAGTASPTAGSH, encoded by the coding sequence GTGAGCCGCAGCATTCGAGTCGGCAGCATCGCCGCCATCGCCGCCCTCGCCATCGCCTCGCTGTCGTCCTGCTCGGCCGGCAACAAGGCGGAGACTCTGGAGATCAAGCCCGACAACGCCTACGCGACGGTCGGCACCGACCTCCGGCTGAACAACATCGTTGTCATCACCGGGGACGAGTCCTCCGGCGAGCACACCGGTCCGGCCAACGTGTCGGTGAACATCAGCAACACCGGGACGGAGCCCGTCGAGCTCCAGTCCATCGTCGTGGGCGACGGCGGGGCCGCCGCCTTCGCCGACCAGAAGGGCGCCCCGCTGGGCAGCATCGTCGTCCCGGCCGGCGGCGCCGTGCTGATCGGCGGCGAAGGCAACCCCTCCGCCAAGGTCGCCTCGGCCAGCGTCCACGTCGGTGGCTTCGTGCCCACCGCCTTCGCCTTCAAGAACGGCGAGAAGGTCGCGACCGAGGCCGCGGTCAGCCCGAACAAGGGTCTGTACAAGGGCTGGGGCCCGACCGCCTCCCCCGCCGCCGTGCCGTCCAAGGCCGCCGGCTCGCCCAGCGCCTCGGCCGGTGCCGCCACCCCCTCGGGCACCGCCGCCCCCTCCGGTACCGCGGCCGGCACCGGTGCGGCCACTCCGGCCGGCACCGCCTCGCCGACCGCCGGCTCCCACTGA
- a CDS encoding response regulator transcription factor, protein MTRVLVVEDEESFSDALSYMLRKEGFEVAIAATGPDALEQFERNGADLVLLDLMLPGLPGTEVCRQLRVRSNVPVIMVTAKDSEIDKVVGLEIGADDYVTKPYSTRELVARIRAVLRRRGEAEGPGDGGGPGALEAGPVRMDVDRHVVTVDGAKVDLPLKEFDLLEMLLRNAGRVLTRMQLIDRVWGADYVGDTKTLDVHVKRLRAKIEPDPGAPRYLVTVRGLGYKFEP, encoded by the coding sequence GTGACCCGAGTACTGGTGGTCGAGGACGAGGAGTCGTTCAGCGACGCTCTCTCGTACATGCTCCGCAAGGAGGGCTTCGAGGTGGCCATCGCCGCCACCGGCCCCGACGCCCTGGAGCAGTTCGAACGGAACGGCGCCGATCTCGTCCTGCTCGACCTGATGCTGCCGGGCCTGCCCGGCACCGAGGTCTGCCGCCAGCTCCGGGTGCGCTCGAACGTCCCGGTGATCATGGTCACCGCCAAGGACAGCGAGATCGACAAGGTCGTCGGCCTGGAGATAGGTGCGGACGACTACGTGACCAAGCCCTACTCCACCCGTGAGCTGGTGGCCCGGATCCGTGCGGTGCTGCGCCGGCGCGGCGAGGCCGAGGGCCCCGGCGACGGTGGCGGCCCGGGCGCGCTGGAGGCGGGCCCGGTCCGGATGGACGTCGACCGCCACGTGGTGACCGTCGACGGCGCCAAGGTCGACCTCCCGCTCAAGGAGTTCGACCTGCTGGAGATGCTGCTGCGCAACGCGGGCCGGGTGCTCACCCGGATGCAGCTGATCGACCGGGTCTGGGGCGCCGACTACGTCGGTGACACCAAGACGCTCGACGTCCACGTGAAGCGACTGAGGGCGAAGATCGAGCCGGACCCGGGCGCGCCGCGCTACCTGGTCACGGTCCGCGGCCTCGGCTACAAGTTCGAGCCGTAG
- a CDS encoding sensor histidine kinase produces MDVNVAAAAACAIAGLGVGLTASIAFRWSEREQAKGRYGGTNGRTRQQGLNNPTHEPPLPPGVDTVLSVLRSCAIVLGEGDEVVKASSAAYAMGLVRGGAVAIDQMLSLARATRRDGEIRQVELEVPRPGAARAAEPLAVSVRVAPLGSRLVLVLVEDQTDRRRVEAVRRDFVANVSHELKTPVGALSLLSEAVADASDDPEAVQRFAGRMQIEATRLASLVQEIIDLSRVQDDRLMVDPEPVAVDELIAEAIDRCRQQAAAKQILIAAGGIAGLYLHGHRGQLAAALGNLVENAVNYSPPRTRVAIATRRISSAAALGEADGELIEISVTDQGIGISEKDRERVFERFYRVDPARSRATGGTGLGLSIVKHVAASHGGTVSVWSVEGQGSTFTVRLPAGQAPEDHTLPAGESAQPLSDTTPQLAPEA; encoded by the coding sequence ATGGACGTGAACGTGGCCGCCGCCGCTGCCTGCGCCATAGCCGGGCTCGGCGTCGGCCTCACGGCCTCCATCGCCTTCCGTTGGAGCGAGCGCGAACAGGCCAAGGGCAGATACGGCGGCACCAACGGGAGAACCCGACAGCAGGGGCTCAACAACCCCACCCATGAACCTCCCCTTCCCCCGGGGGTCGACACCGTCCTCTCCGTGCTGCGCTCCTGCGCGATCGTGCTCGGCGAGGGCGACGAGGTGGTCAAGGCCAGCTCCGCGGCGTACGCGATGGGACTGGTGCGCGGCGGCGCGGTCGCCATCGACCAGATGCTCTCGCTGGCCCGGGCCACCCGCCGGGACGGTGAGATCCGCCAGGTCGAGCTGGAGGTGCCCCGCCCCGGCGCGGCGCGGGCCGCCGAGCCGCTCGCGGTGTCGGTCCGGGTCGCCCCGCTGGGCTCCCGGCTGGTCCTGGTCCTGGTCGAGGACCAGACCGACCGCCGCCGGGTCGAGGCGGTCCGCCGCGACTTCGTCGCCAACGTCAGCCACGAACTCAAGACCCCGGTCGGCGCGCTCTCGCTGCTCTCCGAGGCGGTCGCCGACGCGTCCGACGACCCGGAGGCGGTGCAGCGCTTCGCCGGCCGGATGCAGATCGAGGCGACCAGGCTGGCCAGCCTGGTCCAGGAGATCATCGACCTCTCCCGGGTCCAGGACGACCGGCTGATGGTCGACCCGGAGCCGGTCGCGGTGGACGAGCTGATCGCGGAGGCGATCGACCGCTGCCGCCAGCAGGCCGCCGCCAAGCAGATCCTGATCGCGGCCGGCGGCATCGCCGGCCTCTACCTGCACGGCCACCGCGGCCAGCTGGCCGCGGCGCTCGGCAACCTGGTCGAGAACGCCGTGAACTACAGCCCGCCGAGGACCAGGGTCGCGATCGCCACCCGCCGGATCTCCAGTGCCGCCGCCCTCGGCGAGGCCGACGGCGAGCTGATCGAGATCTCGGTGACCGACCAGGGCATCGGCATCTCCGAGAAGGACCGCGAGCGGGTGTTCGAACGGTTCTACCGGGTCGACCCGGCCCGGTCCCGGGCGACCGGCGGCACCGGCCTCGGCCTCTCCATCGTCAAGCACGTGGCCGCCTCGCACGGCGGCACCGTCTCGGTGTGGAGCGTCGAGGGCCAGGGCTCCACCTTCACCGTGCGCCTGCCCGCCGGGCAGGCCCCCGAGGACCACACGCTCCCCGCCGGGGAGTCCGCGCAACCCCTGTCAGACACAACCCCCCAGCTTGCCCCGGAGGCCTGA
- the phoU gene encoding phosphate signaling complex protein PhoU, which translates to MRDAYHEELDSIGDSLIEMARLVGSALGRATTALLDADLALAESVIAADERINNLHHELENRAIDLLARQQPVATDLRIVVTSLRMSADLERCGDLARHVAKVARLRYPESAVPRDLHATVLEMGQLAQRLVAKAGLVIATKDVDKALELEQDDDAIDALHRDLFAHLIDDRWQHGIETAVDVTLVGRYYERFADHAVSVAKRVVYLVTGEHVSEFIASSEAAGE; encoded by the coding sequence ATGCGCGACGCGTACCACGAGGAACTCGACTCGATCGGCGACAGCCTGATCGAGATGGCCCGGCTGGTCGGCTCGGCCCTGGGCCGGGCCACCACCGCGCTCCTCGACGCGGACCTGGCGCTGGCGGAGAGCGTGATCGCCGCCGACGAGAGGATCAACAACCTGCACCACGAGCTGGAGAACCGGGCGATCGACCTGCTCGCCCGCCAGCAGCCGGTCGCCACCGACCTGCGCATCGTCGTCACCTCGCTGCGGATGAGCGCCGACCTGGAGCGCTGCGGCGACCTGGCCCGACACGTGGCCAAGGTCGCGCGGCTGCGCTACCCCGAGTCGGCGGTGCCGCGTGACCTGCACGCGACCGTCCTGGAGATGGGCCAGCTCGCCCAGCGGCTGGTGGCCAAGGCCGGCCTGGTGATCGCCACCAAGGACGTCGACAAGGCGCTGGAGCTGGAGCAGGACGACGACGCGATCGACGCGCTGCACCGCGACCTGTTCGCGCACCTGATCGACGACCGCTGGCAGCACGGGATCGAGACCGCGGTCGACGTCACGCTGGTCGGCCGCTACTACGAGCGCTTCGCGGACCACGCGGTCTCGGTGGCCAAGCGCGTGGTGTACCTGGTGACCGGCGAGCACGTGAGCGAGTTCATCGCCTCGTCGGAGGCCGCCGGGGAGTGA
- a CDS encoding lytic polysaccharide monooxygenase, which produces MRTRHLVGAAVAALAVPLTVALPAQSHGYVSTPPSRAALCGAGTVTDCGAIRWEPQSVEGSKGFPGAGPADGTICAGGNSRFAELDDPRGGAWPTTKVAAGQRLTFTWKFTARHATANFKYYLTKAGYNAGQKVTRAGLELTPFLTVPYNGTQVPSTLSHTATIPSGRTGHQVVVAVWEIADTGNAFYSCTDVLF; this is translated from the coding sequence ATGCGCACACGTCATCTCGTGGGAGCGGCCGTCGCCGCGCTCGCGGTTCCGCTCACCGTCGCCCTGCCGGCGCAGTCGCACGGCTACGTCTCCACCCCGCCCAGCCGGGCCGCGCTCTGCGGGGCGGGTACGGTCACCGACTGCGGTGCGATCCGCTGGGAGCCGCAGAGCGTCGAGGGGTCGAAGGGCTTCCCTGGCGCCGGGCCGGCCGACGGCACCATCTGCGCCGGCGGCAACAGCCGGTTCGCCGAGCTGGACGACCCGCGCGGCGGTGCCTGGCCCACCACCAAGGTGGCGGCGGGGCAGCGGCTCACCTTCACCTGGAAGTTCACCGCCCGGCACGCCACCGCGAACTTCAAGTACTACCTGACCAAGGCCGGCTACAACGCCGGCCAGAAGGTCACCCGGGCCGGTCTGGAGCTGACGCCGTTCCTGACCGTCCCCTACAACGGCACCCAGGTGCCGAGCACGCTCAGCCACACCGCGACGATCCCGAGCGGCCGGACCGGGCACCAGGTGGTCGTGGCGGTCTGGGAGATCGCCGACACCGGCAACGCCTTCTACTCCTGCACCGACGTCCTGTTCTGA
- a CDS encoding phosphoglyceromutase, giving the protein MADTTYRLILLRHGESQWNQKNLFTGWVDVDLNEKGEKEAARGGELLAAEGLLPDVLHTSLLRRAIRTSQIALDKADRHWIPVSRSWRLNERHYGALQGKDKAQTLAEFGEEQFQLWRRSYDTPPPALADDAEYSQAGDARYADIPSELRPNTECLKDVVDRMLPYWYDAIVPDLAAGKTVLVTAHGNSLRALVKHLDGISDEDIAGLNIPTGIPLVYELDADFKPVAKGGRYLDADAAAAAIEAVKNQGKK; this is encoded by the coding sequence ATGGCTGACACGACGTACCGACTCATCCTCCTCCGCCACGGCGAGAGCCAGTGGAACCAGAAGAACCTGTTCACCGGTTGGGTCGACGTCGACCTCAACGAGAAGGGCGAGAAGGAGGCCGCGCGTGGCGGCGAGCTCCTCGCCGCCGAGGGCCTGCTCCCCGATGTGCTGCACACCTCGCTGCTGCGCCGTGCGATCCGCACCTCGCAGATCGCCCTGGACAAGGCCGACCGCCACTGGATCCCGGTCAGCCGCAGCTGGCGTCTGAACGAGCGCCACTACGGCGCCCTCCAGGGCAAGGACAAGGCCCAGACCCTGGCCGAGTTCGGCGAGGAGCAGTTCCAGCTGTGGCGCCGCTCGTACGACACCCCGCCGCCGGCGCTGGCCGACGACGCCGAGTACTCGCAGGCCGGTGACGCCCGCTACGCCGACATCCCGAGCGAGCTGCGCCCGAACACGGAGTGCCTCAAGGACGTCGTCGACCGGATGCTCCCGTACTGGTACGACGCCATCGTCCCGGACCTCGCCGCCGGCAAGACCGTCCTGGTCACCGCCCACGGCAACAGCCTGCGCGCGCTGGTGAAGCACCTCGACGGCATCTCCGACGAGGACATCGCCGGCCTCAACATCCCGACCGGCATCCCCCTGGTCTACGAGCTGGACGCCGACTTCAAGCCGGTCGCCAAGGGTGGCCGCTACCTCGACGCGGACGCCGCCGCAGCCGCCATCGAGGCCGTCAAGAACCAGGGCAAGAAGTAA
- a CDS encoding MDR family MFS transporter, whose product MPASPLPARIRRVASETVGGLPRQFWWLWTSTLINKLGAFVVTFLALYLTTDRGYSAAYAGLVASLFGLGSAIAAIVAGVLTDRIGRRPTLVAAQLGTALFTAVLGFTDGQVAIAAVAFLVGFCNNATRPATSAIIADIVPAADRVRAYSLNYWAINIGFGLSAAAAGLIATHGYLTLFLLDALSTLVCAVVIFVRIPETRPDTPAVRVDQPTVGLGTVFRDSRFMAVVGLNLLLALVAQQGSTTLAVDMGRNGITSTQYGLVIGLNGLLIVVLQIPLTRWMEGRNRTALLVASALFIGWGFGLTMLAGSSAWFYAFTVAVWTIGEILNAPTMMGLVAELSPTHARGRYQGVYSLSWSLASFLGPAVGGVLLERAGSTAVWGACAACGTVAAAGYVLLGRRPGAATAAAPAKRTPVVEASAVEASAVEVPVVEVPVVDLSGVEPSADVASTKVPTAKVATAKAPVGR is encoded by the coding sequence ATGCCCGCTTCGCCCCTTCCTGCCCGAATTCGAAGAGTCGCGAGCGAAACGGTGGGCGGACTGCCCCGGCAGTTCTGGTGGCTCTGGACGTCGACCCTGATCAACAAGCTCGGCGCGTTCGTCGTCACGTTCCTGGCGCTCTACCTGACGACCGACCGAGGCTACTCGGCCGCGTACGCGGGTCTGGTCGCCTCGCTGTTCGGCCTGGGCTCGGCCATCGCCGCGATCGTCGCCGGCGTGCTTACCGACCGGATCGGCCGGCGCCCGACGCTGGTCGCCGCACAGCTCGGCACCGCGCTGTTCACGGCGGTGCTGGGCTTCACCGACGGCCAGGTGGCGATCGCCGCGGTCGCCTTCCTGGTCGGCTTCTGCAACAACGCGACCCGCCCGGCCACCTCGGCGATCATCGCCGACATCGTGCCGGCCGCGGACCGGGTCCGGGCCTACTCGCTGAACTACTGGGCGATCAACATCGGCTTCGGCCTCTCCGCGGCCGCCGCCGGCCTGATCGCCACGCACGGCTACCTCACGCTCTTCCTGCTGGACGCACTCTCCACGCTGGTCTGCGCGGTGGTGATCTTCGTCCGGATCCCCGAGACCAGGCCGGACACCCCGGCCGTTCGGGTCGACCAGCCCACGGTCGGCCTCGGCACGGTCTTCCGGGACAGCCGGTTCATGGCGGTCGTGGGACTCAACCTGCTGCTCGCGCTGGTCGCCCAGCAGGGCAGCACCACGCTCGCCGTGGACATGGGCCGCAACGGCATCACCTCGACCCAGTACGGCCTGGTCATCGGCCTCAACGGCCTGCTGATCGTGGTGCTGCAGATCCCGCTCACCCGGTGGATGGAGGGGCGCAACCGGACGGCGCTCCTGGTCGCCAGCGCGCTGTTCATCGGCTGGGGCTTCGGGCTGACCATGCTCGCCGGGTCCTCCGCGTGGTTCTACGCGTTCACGGTGGCGGTCTGGACGATCGGCGAGATCCTGAACGCGCCGACCATGATGGGCCTGGTCGCCGAGCTGTCACCGACCCACGCCCGGGGCCGCTACCAGGGCGTCTACTCGCTGTCCTGGTCGCTCGCCTCGTTCCTCGGCCCGGCGGTCGGCGGAGTGCTGCTGGAGCGGGCCGGGAGCACGGCGGTGTGGGGCGCCTGTGCGGCCTGCGGCACCGTCGCGGCGGCGGGGTACGTCCTGCTCGGGCGGCGCCCGGGCGCCGCCACGGCCGCCGCTCCGGCGAAGCGGACGCCGGTGGTCGAGGCGTCGGCGGTCGAGGCGTCGGCGGTCGAGGTGCCTGTGGTCGAGGTGCCTGTGGTCGACCTGTCGGGGGTGGAGCCGTCGGCCGACGTGGCGTCGACGAAGGTGCCGACCGCGAAGGTGGCGACGGCGAAGGCCCCGGTCGGCCGCTGA
- a CDS encoding YbjN domain-containing protein, whose product MAIRTKDEALTLLRTALDDAGVGWEPATTDPYTLVATLPGTRKLSTTCALRVGDHTLSVNAFVIRRPDENHEAVYRWLLERNTRMYGVAYAIDALGDVYLAGRLPLEALTGDSVDRLLGTVLESADEPFNTLLELGFASAIRREWEWRTKRGESTRNLAAFAHLAAPTAQQ is encoded by the coding sequence ATGGCAATTCGCACCAAGGACGAGGCCCTCACCCTCCTGCGTACCGCCCTGGACGACGCCGGGGTCGGCTGGGAGCCGGCCACCACCGACCCGTACACCCTGGTGGCGACCCTCCCGGGCACTCGCAAGCTGAGCACCACCTGCGCCCTGCGGGTCGGCGACCACACGCTCTCGGTGAACGCCTTCGTGATCCGCCGGCCCGACGAGAACCACGAGGCCGTCTACCGCTGGCTGCTGGAGCGCAACACCCGGATGTACGGCGTCGCCTACGCGATCGACGCGCTCGGCGACGTCTACCTGGCCGGCCGGCTGCCGCTGGAGGCGCTCACCGGGGACTCCGTCGACCGGCTGCTCGGGACGGTGCTGGAGAGCGCCGACGAGCCGTTCAACACGCTGCTGGAGCTGGGCTTCGCCTCGGCGATCCGGCGCGAGTGGGAGTGGCGCACCAAGCGCGGGGAGTCCACCCGCAACCTGGCCGCCTTCGCCCACCTGGCCGCGCCGACGGCGCAGCAGTAG
- the mshA gene encoding D-inositol-3-phosphate glycosyltransferase, with translation MIQHPVRPVRRAQPTPPVRSRLQSLVPGRQRRPRRIAMLSVHTSPLHQPGTGDAGGMNVYIVELAKRLAELDIEVEVFTRAICSDDAPTVELAPGVLVRHVTAGPYEGLVKEDLPAQLCAFTHGVLRTEAGHRPGHYDLVHSHYWLSGQVGWLAAQRWGVPLVHTMHTMAKVKNAALAEGDTPEPAARVIGETQVVEAADRLIANTTEEAAELALHYAARPDQLAVVHPGVNLDVFRPGAPDARAAARARLGLPQDAAVLLFAGRIQPLKAPDVLLRAVAALLEARPELRERLVVPVVGGPSGTGLAKPESLHKLAAQLGIGDVVRFHRPVGQDLLAEWYRAATALVMPSYSESFGLVALEAQACGTPVVAAAVGGLPVAVRDGVTGTLVHGHDPLAWAQALEPYVTEPALVARRGEAAARHAAGFGWDTAAATTAEVYAGSLARPAGRLTGSRLRLA, from the coding sequence GTGATCCAGCACCCCGTCCGTCCGGTACGCCGTGCCCAGCCGACCCCGCCCGTGCGGAGCCGGCTCCAGTCGCTCGTCCCGGGCCGCCAGCGCCGTCCGCGCCGGATCGCCATGCTCAGCGTCCACACCTCCCCGCTGCACCAGCCCGGTACCGGTGACGCGGGCGGGATGAACGTCTACATCGTGGAGCTGGCCAAGCGCCTCGCCGAGCTCGACATCGAGGTGGAGGTCTTCACCCGGGCGATCTGCTCGGACGACGCGCCCACCGTCGAGCTGGCCCCCGGCGTCCTGGTGCGCCACGTCACCGCCGGCCCGTACGAGGGCCTGGTGAAGGAGGACCTGCCGGCCCAGCTCTGCGCCTTCACCCACGGCGTGCTGCGCACCGAGGCCGGCCACCGCCCCGGCCACTACGACCTGGTGCACTCGCACTACTGGCTGTCCGGTCAGGTCGGCTGGCTGGCCGCCCAGCGCTGGGGCGTGCCGCTGGTGCACACCATGCACACCATGGCGAAGGTCAAGAACGCCGCGCTGGCGGAGGGCGACACCCCCGAGCCGGCCGCCCGGGTGATCGGTGAGACGCAGGTGGTGGAGGCCGCCGACCGGCTGATCGCCAACACCACCGAGGAGGCCGCCGAGCTGGCGCTGCACTACGCGGCCCGGCCCGACCAGCTCGCCGTCGTCCACCCGGGCGTCAACCTGGACGTCTTCCGCCCCGGCGCCCCGGACGCGCGGGCCGCCGCGCGGGCCCGGCTGGGCCTGCCGCAGGACGCCGCCGTGCTGCTGTTCGCCGGTCGGATACAGCCGCTGAAGGCGCCGGACGTGCTGCTCCGGGCGGTAGCCGCGCTGCTGGAGGCGCGGCCCGAGCTGCGCGAGCGGCTGGTGGTCCCGGTGGTCGGCGGTCCGTCCGGCACCGGGCTGGCCAAGCCGGAGAGCCTGCACAAGCTCGCCGCCCAGCTGGGCATCGGCGACGTCGTCCGGTTCCACCGGCCGGTCGGCCAGGACCTGCTCGCCGAGTGGTACCGCGCGGCCACGGCGCTGGTGATGCCCTCGTACAGCGAGTCCTTCGGGCTGGTCGCGCTGGAGGCGCAGGCCTGTGGGACGCCGGTGGTGGCCGCGGCGGTCGGCGGTCTGCCGGTCGCCGTCCGCGACGGCGTGACGGGCACCCTGGTCCACGGCCACGATCCGCTCGCCTGGGCACAGGCGCTGGAGCCGTACGTCACCGAACCGGCGCTGGTCGCCCGGCGCGGCGAGGCGGCGGCCCGGCATGCCGCCGGGTTCGGCTGGGACACCGCGGCGGCGACCACCGCCGAGGTGTACGCCGGCAGCCTGGCCCGCCCGGCCGGCCGGCTCACCGGATCCCGGCTGCGACTGGCCTGA
- a CDS encoding class I SAM-dependent methyltransferase — protein MAAFFDSATAPARGRTGRPVGTVTRGTTNTNRLRRMDRWIAHTLGPALRSADRPPVAVDLGYGAAPWTAVELSGRLRTVRPDVRVVGIEIEPERVAAALPYAEPPLLTFRRGGFEVPLDGGAPAQLIRAANVLRQYDESAVAGVWDRLRARLAPDGLLVEGTCDEIGRRHVWVAIGPEGPRTVTFAARLGGLGLPSDLAERLPKALIHHNVPGRPVHAFLTDFDRAWAAAAPYGAFGARQRWVAACTALAGSWPLVDARGRWRQGEVTVPWTALAP, from the coding sequence ATGGCCGCCTTCTTCGACTCCGCGACCGCGCCTGCCCGCGGACGGACGGGGCGCCCGGTCGGGACGGTGACCCGGGGGACCACCAACACCAACCGGCTGCGCCGGATGGACCGCTGGATCGCCCACACGCTGGGACCGGCACTGCGCTCCGCCGACCGCCCGCCGGTCGCCGTGGACCTCGGGTACGGCGCCGCGCCCTGGACGGCCGTGGAGCTCTCCGGGCGGCTGCGGACGGTGCGGCCGGACGTCCGGGTGGTGGGGATCGAGATCGAGCCGGAGCGGGTCGCCGCGGCGCTGCCGTACGCCGAACCGCCGCTGCTCACCTTCCGGCGCGGCGGCTTCGAGGTGCCGCTGGACGGCGGCGCGCCCGCCCAGCTGATCCGGGCCGCCAACGTGCTGCGGCAGTACGACGAGTCGGCGGTGGCCGGCGTCTGGGACCGGCTCCGGGCCCGGCTGGCGCCGGACGGGCTGCTGGTCGAGGGGACCTGCGACGAGATCGGGCGCCGGCACGTCTGGGTCGCGATCGGACCGGAGGGCCCCCGCACGGTGACCTTCGCGGCCCGGCTGGGCGGCCTCGGACTCCCCTCCGATCTGGCCGAGCGGCTGCCCAAGGCGCTGATCCACCACAACGTGCCGGGCCGGCCGGTGCACGCCTTCCTCACCGACTTCGACCGCGCCTGGGCGGCCGCCGCGCCGTACGGGGCGTTCGGCGCCCGGCAGCGCTGGGTGGCCGCGTGCACGGCGCTGGCGGGCAGCTGGCCGTTGGTGGACGCGCGCGGGCGGTGGCGGCAGGGCGAGGTCACCGTCCCCTGGACGGCGCTCGCCCCGTAG
- a CDS encoding O-acetyl-ADP-ribose deacetylase, whose amino-acid sequence MTVTRITLVEGDITEQQVDVVVNAANSSLLGGGGVDGAIHRKGGPQILEECRRLRASQYGKGLPTGCAVATAAGRLPARWVVHTVGPVHLAEEYDKRAEQLASCYRESLRVAVELGARTVAFPAVSAGVYGWPLDDAARIALGTVAAARSGSGAVSGSGSVGELEEVRFVLFGAEAYRAFEREWRALGLDGGRSHGQEAEEAEGREPEERA is encoded by the coding sequence ATGACGGTGACGCGGATCACCCTGGTCGAGGGTGACATCACGGAACAGCAGGTGGACGTGGTGGTGAACGCTGCCAACTCCTCCCTGCTGGGAGGCGGTGGCGTGGACGGTGCGATCCACCGCAAGGGCGGACCGCAGATCCTGGAGGAGTGTCGAAGGCTTCGGGCCTCGCAGTACGGCAAGGGGCTGCCCACCGGGTGCGCGGTGGCGACCGCGGCGGGACGGCTGCCGGCCCGCTGGGTGGTCCACACGGTGGGGCCGGTTCATCTGGCGGAGGAGTACGACAAGAGGGCCGAGCAGCTGGCCTCGTGCTACCGCGAGTCGCTCCGGGTGGCGGTGGAGCTCGGCGCGCGCACGGTGGCCTTTCCGGCGGTGTCGGCCGGGGTGTACGGGTGGCCGCTGGACGATGCGGCCCGGATCGCCCTCGGCACCGTCGCGGCCGCGAGGTCGGGGTCGGGGGCGGTGTCGGGGTCGGGGTCGGTGGGAGAGCTGGAGGAGGTGCGGTTCGTGCTGTTCGGGGCGGAGGCGTACCGGGCGTTCGAGCGGGAGTGGCGGGCGCTGGGGCTCGACGGGGGCCGGTCGCACGGACAAGAGGCGGAGGAGGCCGAGGGGCGGGAGCCGGAGGAGCGGGCATGA